The Candidatus Melainabacteria bacterium DNA segment TTCCACCATGACCGGTGCATCTCTGCGTTGTTCAGTCTGACGAGCTTCGTAAACGTGCTGCAAAACGCAGCCGTGTTGCCCGTGCAGTGAAGCGCGAACTCATCGGCCTCGAATTCGAAGCGGCGAAAAATGAAGTTCTGCACCGGCTGAGCGATTGCCGACATAGTCGACATCGCAAGCAGGAACAGAGCCAGGGTGCTCGGGGCGCTGACGCTGGCGTGACCCAACGGCGTTGCCACCGCATTCAGCACCACATTCACGACCAGGAAGCCGAGCAGCGTGACGATCGCATTGCAAAGCAACATCTTGAGCAGATGAGCATGCTTGTAGTGTCCGAGCTCGTGCCCGAGCACGACTTCGAGTTCTTCCGGCGTAAAGCCGTCCAGAAGCGTGTCAGTGATAAACACGCGTTTGGACTTGCCCATGCCGACCATGCAGGCGTTTGCCGTGACCGTCTCATTGCTGACCACGATTCGACAGACTTCAGAGATGTCGAGTGTAGTGAAGGATGCAATGCGTTGGAAACGTTCCAGCAGCACAGTGTCTTTCACCGGCTCGACTTCATAGAACATGGGCGCCAGAACAACCGGCACGAGCATGCCGATTCCGCCGCTGATAACAGTCATCATCACCGCCGCGGCAAGCCACCACCAGGTCGGCATTGCCCAGATCAGCGCATAGACGCCGCTGAGCAGCAACGGACCGAAGATCAGCATCAGGATGCTCATCTTCGCCCACTTGAGCATAAAGTGCCCAAACGACTGCCTGCTCAGGTCGAAGCGATGCTCGACCACGTAGCTTGTCTGGTAGTGCACGGGGAATGAGACGATGGCGCTCGTGAGTTGCAGCGCCACTCCCAACCAGCCACTGACTTCCACCCGCCAGGGGCTTGATCAACTGGTCGAGTGCAAGCCCGCCCCACAAGCCCATGACGATGAGAAAACCGGCGCTGACGATCATGTTGACCAGCTTGAGCCGAAACTTCTGTTGGTTGTAAGCCGAAACCCTGCGGTTCGGAACTTCTAGAGTATCGGGCGGATACATCATCTTTTGACTCCTCTTTCAGTTGGATGATCTTTCTCAGGCGAAAGCGGTGCACTGCCAGTAGTGGCATCACACCGCTCTGCCAGAGTATTCGACGGCTAATAATTACGTCGCCCCTTGTCCGTCGCACCATCCGAATCGCCATCGCGATCGCTTTTGCCTGTCGCACGAACCGCGATGGACAGTTGTTGAACGAAGCGCAAGGAGTTGCGAGCCGCTACTCCAAGCACAGGACCGATCACTGCCCAGATTCGCGGTCCAACCATCACAATCGTAACGGTCATCAGCGCCAGGATGACACCACGAATGCCGCCAAGCGCCATTGCCGGTTGCATCGACATGATCACGTCGTTGACCGTGGACATGCCAGGATGTGCAGACCAGTTGACGAGCCCGTTGAAGGAGTTGATGCAACCTTGCAGAATGCTGTAGACAATCACTCCGACAATGATGCGAAAGAGGTTCTGCGGCGAAGTCAGCTCCCACGGTTCGTCAACCGGCTCGTGATGCTGCTTGCGTTCCTGTTCTAATTTGAGTTGGTCGTCGTCTGTCACGCTTTGCTCCTTATTAAAAGACGGCTGTCGGCGCGTGCGCCAACAGCCTGATTGCCTGAGCGATCAGGAATGACAGAGTTCCTGCAGCCGACTGGAGACCCTCTCCACGTCGGCGTGAGTCGCTCCGAAAGCGGCTTCCAGAATACTGTGTGCCTCCGTCAAAGTGATGTCAGCCTGGCGCATTTTGCCCTGGTAGATCCGGATCAAACCCAGGTCTTCCAGACAGAGAGCATAGGTCGGCGAAGCTTTGCCCACCAGTTTTTCGGCGACAGCAGCCGCCTCGAGGCAGAGTTGCTCGGCCTCGAGGTAGTTTCTCTGGCTTGCCAGCGCTCGAGCCTGAGCGATGGTGTCGCGAACATCCGTCGTGAACTGAAGGTCGGATGTTGACATGAGAACGCAATCAGAGGTAGCGTCTTCGGCGGCGAAAGCCAGAATTTTCTCGAAAGCAGTCATGGTGCGGTCCTCTTTGTTCGTATACCGGCAGGAGGTCTCTTTGTTACTCCAAACCGGTTAGCTTCGAATGGAAAACGCTTTACTTTTCGAGCAGCATTTTCAGCCGCGATTCTTGCTCATCGACAATCTTCTGCAGGTCCTTGACTTTGTCCTGATTCGATTTGAGCGCAGCCGCTCGCACCGCTTCCGTGACCAGACCGAAGAACACTGCGAAGATACTCCAGCCGCCGAGCATGATAATCATGCCAACCCAGCGGCCGTGCATCGTATGTGGTGCGCTGTCATTCAGATTAGTTTTAGTAATCGTCGTGATTGCGTACCAGCAGGCATCCTGGAAGGTTGGGAAGGTCTGCGGTTCAACATAGACGAGCAGAGCACTGCACGACGTCACCAGCACGGTCGTCGCCACACCTGTGACGATGACCGGATGAGACGAGAAGCGCTGAGCCGTGAACCTGACTATCTTCCAGGCGTGTGCAGCTGTGCCGGTGAACTGAAGCGCATCCAGCGGCACAACCTTAGTTAGACTGAGCAAAGCTGCGAAGTCATCCAGCTTACCCAGCTGCGACAGAGGCACCCAACAGACGCATACAACAAGCTCCGCCAGATGGAGCCAGATGTATCTGATTGGATGCCCGCCGAGAATCGCATAAGTCACCGTGCTGCCGACGAAGGACAGCCAGATGACAATGCGAGTCCCGACTTGGAAATTTGACCAGGAAACCGAAAGAATCGGTACCTGCCAATCTCCGGTGACGAACTGGCTCCCCACCACGAGAGCCATTGCCATAATCGACATGCAACTGAGCAAGAACTCAACTGTTGGTTCCGCCTTTCTGACAGTGTCGATTGATGGTCTGGTGAACATACTCCAGCCCATGCGTTTTCCTCGATCTCCCAACCTCAGTTGGGCTTGCCCGGTTTGACCTCGATCAGTTCGACCTCGACAAATATCGGTGTCTCAATACCAAGGCCAGGTGACGGTGAAATTGTAAACACCCGCTTTCCGCCGACTCTCATGCCATTCACGCCCGCGCTACCGATCTCGACTTCGGAGGTGCGACCCAACCTGTGTGAGCTCTCGATAATACTGCCATCGTGTTTCCGCATAGTGCAGTGCACGACGGCAATCTGACCAGAACGCGCTTTGGCGCCCAGCCCGAGTTGTTCCTCGTGATACGAGTAGCCGAACGGTGGCTTAACTTCGCGCGACGGCGTGCCCAGGAAGTAGTCGGGAACGAGTTCCTCGCCCGGCACACTGGCGAACTTCTCGAGGTCGTGAACGCCAGCAAGATGCATCACCTCTTCGTCGGTGACGAAGTTGCCAGAATACTCGACTGCCTGTGACAGAATCCACACCGCCGCCTGAGCAACGATTTCTGTCGTTCGCGACCCCTTGACCATCGGCTTATCGAGCATCTGCTCGAGCATGCGAATCGCCGCCGTATCGATGGCAGTTGCCGGCCATAGACAGTTGACGCCGACCAATCCCTTGAACGTCTTGGCCAGACCGAGCGTGATCATGGACATGTTGTATTTCGAGATCGTGTAGGGCAGATGGTCCCTGAACCAGTAGGGATCCAGGTTGAGGGGCGGCGACATGGTCAGAATCCGCCCGCCTGACTTGACGAGATGCGGCAGCGCGAACTTGCACGCCCACAGTGTGCCGAAGTAATTGACTTCGGTGATCAGCCGCACCTGCTTGGGTGTGATCTGATCAATCGGCAGCGGCGCAAGAGCGCTGGCGTTGTTGATCAAGAAGTCAATGCGACCGAAACGTTCGACCGCAGCAGCGACGGCTTGCTCCACCTGTTTCTCATCGCGGACGTCACAGCGGAAAGCCATCGCTTCGCCGCCGAGAGCCTCGATTCTGGCAACGGTTTCGTCGATCGAACCTTCGAGCTTTTTGCCGCCGCCCGTCTTGCCCCACATGGCGAAGGTGATGAGCGGATGGCGAAGCATCTTGATCGCCTTGCGATAACGGCGGCTAACGCCAGCCCAGAAGCCGGTCGACTCCTGCACCGTCTTGCCGAGCGCAACGATTTTGACGCCCTGACGCGCCAGGTCTTCGGCAATGGCAAGACCAATGCCGCGGCTGGCGCCGGTGATTACCGCCACTTTTCCTTTGAGATCTTTCGTCATGACTTTCTCACTTTTTGAGTTCGTTATCGAGAATCAACCTGACCGAGCAGGCACTCTCTGTCACCGCATATGGTGCAGATGATCCCCACACATGCGGTGATTGATTAGCACCGCACTATTTGTTTTGCGGTCTATGGTGCAGTCGTGCGCCGACGAAGTGTCAGCTATCCCAGCCGAAAAAGTTCTGGATCTTCCAGAGCCACAGCGGCTTGATGATGAATTCGGCTTCGATTTCCACGGCGATGCCGAAGGGAAGCGATGCCATGCTGACAGCGCTGCGAGTGCCGATGCCGTTTTCCGGACCGAAGACCTCGAGCATCAGCTGCGAAAAGCCATCGATGACGGCCGGCTGATCTGCGAAATCAGGCGTTGAATTTACCATGCCCAGAGCCTTGACTATGCCAATCAACCGCTCGATTCCGACTTCATGATCGATGGTTGACAGAATGCCGATTCCAACGAGCCGTGCTGCGTCCTGTCCCTGAATTATGGACAGATCTTTGCCAAGCTTCCCTTTGATTGCTGTGGCTGGATCGCTCCAGGGTCCATGCCCGGAGACTAAGAGCCGACTGGAAAACAGTCCCTCGACGATCCTGGTTCCCGCATAGAGCCCGACGGCCCTTTTCGGAGCATTCAAAAGAATGCCCTTTTGTGCCAACTGCTGCCTATTCATGACCTTATTCCTTCGCTGGAGTTCTAAATGTGCCGACCAGTGCACAAACTGAACACGACTGAAGCCTGACGAGTTACTTTGGCTTCAGCCTGACACTCAGAAGCTTGACCTACTTGCGCTTATGCTTGGCGCGCATGGTCTTGACCTCCTTGCGCTTCAATTTGTGCGAGCGGCGCACCTGGCGCAGCCCTCTGTATTCGGGGCGATGGCGCTTTTTCATATCAACCTCAGCTTTTCTCATTGCACACTGCCGGTGGTATCAGACCCGCCTTGCTCTCGCAACGATCTGATCTACCCCGGCAGTGCGATGTTTTTGGACAAGCGCACGCGTAGCCGTCGCGGCACTGTAGTTCACTCATACTCAGGACGCTGCGACTACCCCTATCCCATGCGGGAAAGCAGGAACGCAAAGTTGAACGCCGCGTCTGCGATCTTGTCGAAGCGACCGGAACTGCCGCCATGGCCGCCCGCATCGAGTTTGATCTTGAAGAGAACTGGCTTGTCATCGGTGCGTATCGCCCGTATTTTCTGCACCCACTTGGCCGGTTCCCAATATCCAACACGCGGATCCGCCAGCGACGAGGTGACCAGCATCGTCGCAGAATAATCGCGTGGCGCGAGATTGTCATAAGGCGAGTAAGCCAACATCGTTCGGAAATCTTCCTCGACGTTGGGGTTGCCCCACTCGCCATACTCGCCGGTCGTGAGCGGCAGGCTGGCATCGAGCATGGTGTTCATCATGTCGAGGAACGGCACCTCGAGAATCATCACCTTGAACAACGTCGGCGCGAGATTGTTCACCGCCCCCATGAGCAGACCGCCGGCGCTGCCACCTTGCGCCGATATACGATCGTCTGACGTGTAGCCCTCGGCGATCAGGTGTCGAGCGCAGCTGATGAAGTCGGTGAAAGTGTTCATCTTCTTCTTCAGCTTGCCGTCGAGCCACCACTGTTCGCCCAATTCGCTACCGCCCCGAATATGGGCAATAGCAAAGACCACGCCCCGGTCGAGAAGTGCAAGACGAGCGAAACTGAAGTTCGCCGTTTCGGCAAGTCCGTACGAGCCGTAGCCATAGAGATGCAGCGGTCGACTGCCGTCAAGGACGAGATCGCCCTTGTAGACCAGAGAAATCGGCACGCGAGCACCATCGGAGGCAGTGGCAAAGATGCGCCTGGTAGTGTATTTGGTGCTGTCATAGTTGAGCACCGGTTTCGTTTTCAGCACAGTGCACGACAGTGTGGTCAGATCGCACTCCACGGTCGTCGGCGGAGTAACCATCGACTCATAGCTGAAGCGATACGTGTCCGCATCGAACTCGGCATTGTCGTCCGGCTCGATTTCGAAAGCCTCGTCATGGAAGAGTTGCCCCGGGA contains these protein-coding regions:
- a CDS encoding SDR family NAD(P)-dependent oxidoreductase, which gives rise to MTKDLKGKVAVITGASRGIGLAIAEDLARQGVKIVALGKTVQESTGFWAGVSRRYRKAIKMLRHPLITFAMWGKTGGGKKLEGSIDETVARIEALGGEAMAFRCDVRDEKQVEQAVAAAVERFGRIDFLINNASALAPLPIDQITPKQVRLITEVNYFGTLWACKFALPHLVKSGGRILTMSPPLNLDPYWFRDHLPYTISKYNMSMITLGLAKTFKGLVGVNCLWPATAIDTAAIRMLEQMLDKPMVKGSRTTEIVAQAAVWILSQAVEYSGNFVTDEEVMHLAGVHDLEKFASVPGEELVPDYFLGTPSREVKPPFGYSYHEEQLGLGAKARSGQIAVVHCTMRKHDGSIIESSHRLGRTSEVEIGSAGVNGMRVGGKRVFTISPSPGLGIETPIFVEVELIEVKPGKPN
- a CDS encoding tetratricopeptide repeat protein, whose product is MTAFEKILAFAAEDATSDCVLMSTSDLQFTTDVRDTIAQARALASQRNYLEAEQLCLEAAAVAEKLVGKASPTYALCLEDLGLIRIYQGKMRQADITLTEAHSILEAAFGATHADVERVSSRLQELCHS
- a CDS encoding two pore domain potassium channel family protein produces the protein MGWSMFTRPSIDTVRKAEPTVEFLLSCMSIMAMALVVGSQFVTGDWQVPILSVSWSNFQVGTRIVIWLSFVGSTVTYAILGGHPIRYIWLHLAELVVCVCWVPLSQLGKLDDFAALLSLTKVVPLDALQFTGTAAHAWKIVRFTAQRFSSHPVIVTGVATTVLVTSCSALLVYVEPQTFPTFQDACWYAITTITKTNLNDSAPHTMHGRWVGMIIMLGGWSIFAVFFGLVTEAVRAAALKSNQDKVKDLQKIVDEQESRLKMLLEK
- a CDS encoding RidA family protein; protein product: MNRQQLAQKGILLNAPKRAVGLYAGTRIVEGLFSSRLLVSGHGPWSDPATAIKGKLGKDLSIIQGQDAARLVGIGILSTIDHEVGIERLIGIVKALGMVNSTPDFADQPAVIDGFSQLMLEVFGPENGIGTRSAVSMASLPFGIAVEIEAEFIIKPLWLWKIQNFFGWDS